From Diorhabda carinulata isolate Delta chromosome Y, icDioCari1.1, whole genome shotgun sequence:
AAAAGTTGATGAGGTTTTGTCAAATGTTGGatataaaaaatccaaatttgaacCGTGCTTGTATATAAAAAGGAATGAAGAGAATCAACTTACAATAGTTGCACTATATGTGgatgatttttttgtcttttctgcTGATTCCAATGAAATAAGTTTTATTGAGGGTCATTTAAATAaccatttcaatataaaaaatcttgGAGGCTAAATAATGTTTAGGAGTTAGAATTAACCGCGATAATGTAGAAAATTATGTAACTTTAGACAAGAAACTTTATATAAGAGACTTATTAAAACGTTTTGGAATGTTAGAAAGTAAGGCAGTTAGTACTCCTCTTGATAATAGTGGCAACTTGAGTAATGTTGAGGGTGAGACTTGTGATCCGAAGATTCCTTACCAGGAACTTATCGGAAGCTTAATGTACTTAGCTGTAATGACTCGTCCTGACATATCTCATGCTGTTAGTCTATTAAGTCAGTATAATAACTCTTATACAAAGTTACATTGGCAATATACAAAACGTATACTTAGGTATTTGAAAGGAACTACAgatttttccatgaaatttagtaaaaataattcaaaattaacagGATTCACAGATGCTGACTGGGGGGCAGACAAGAAGGACAGGAAGTCTTTCACAGGCTATGTATTCAAACTTTCTAGGGGTCCCGTTTCATGGAAAAGCTGCGGACAGTTGCTTTATCGACAAATGAAGCTGAGTATATGGCCTTAATCAAGGCAGCTAAAGTAGCCATATACTTAAGAAATCTTTTGTTTGAGATTACAGGAGAATTGGATtgcattaatatatttaatgacaATCAAAGTGCTCAAAAACTGGCATGCAATCcagtttttcatgataaatcAAAACACATTGATATCAGGTAAGAGATGCCTTATCAGAaggtaaaattaatataaaatatgtgtCAAGTGATGAAATTGTGGCTGATATATTAACTAAACCATTGCAAAGTaacaaaaattgcaaattatttaggtttagtaaattgtatatgatttgtttttcattagATTATTATAGTTTGTGAACTTTCGTTAAGTGGGAATGTTGGAAATAGTAACAAAAGTTCACGAGCCGCGTGGCGACATCTATGTTCATTTATTGTAACACAATGGATGTATTGTCTtcctttgttttctttcttttttggtAGTCAGTTAATAAACACATTCAATAGCGTCAACacgttgtttgtttttcagtacCCTTTTTTCAACGTTTTACCCAAAACTAAATTAGTTATCTGctcaaataaattagtaataacAATAAAGGAAATATTCACCTTTATCTGTTTCAGAAGATTTTTGTTGTACTTTTTCATCCCCCTTAATTtgattgtatatatttttgcaaTTGTATGTTTCCATGCCTTCCACAATTCCTTTGGATTTTATGCTTTCTTTATCGTCTCTGGCCTTTTTGTTACCAACTTGCATTTCACAGGTACTTCTTTTGATCTTAAGAATATTAGTTGATACATCTGTAGCATTTGGTTGGTCTCTAGTAATTTTTAATACGTTATCCTAGAATATTGAATGCCAAAGTT
This genomic window contains:
- the LOC130902899 gene encoding uncharacterized protein LOC130902899; protein product: MLESKAVSTPLDNSGNLSNVEGETCDPKIPYQELIGSLMYLAVMTRPDISHAVSLLSQYNNSYTKLHWQYTKRILRYLKGTTDFSMKFSKNNSKLTGFTDADWGADKKDRKSFTGYVFKLSRGPVSWKSCGQLLYRQMKLSIWP